The Filimonas lacunae genomic sequence GCCACCGCCACCGCCGTTGCCACCTCTGAATCCACCACCACCATTAGATGATTTTGGTTTATCCTGTGCTTCGGCTGCTCTGATGTTTCTACCGTTCAGGGAAGTTTCATTCAGATTGCTGATAGCTGCTTCTGCTTCTGCCTTGTTTTCCATTTCCACAAAACCAAAACCTCTGCTGCGGCCGGTTTCTCTGTCGTTAATAATATTTGCGGAAGTAACATTGCCATAGGCGGAAAAAGCTTCATGCAAATCTTCATTCTGAACACTAAAGTCCAGGTTTGAAACGTAAATTTTCATACAAAAAAAATTAAAATAATACTGAGTAAAGCAATGATTGACCAGCTGTGTGCGACTATTAGAGAAGACTTAAGATGATGTCGATGCGAGGCTCAAAAAATAAATACTTAGCAAATGTAATGAATATTTATTAGAAGTAGGCTTTTTATTTTGAAAAAACAGGCAGGGGTGCAGGAATCTGTATTGCCCCGCTTATTTTTTATCTGCGATATTCCGTTTAATTCTGCTGATGGTTTCAGGAGCCAGCCCAAGGTAGGAAGCTATCAGGTTTTGTGGTATCCGTTGCAACATTTCGGGATGCTGTTGCTGCAGCTGCAGGTATTTTTCTTCGGCGGTGTGCGTGATAGTGCTCATGAGCCTGCGTTCTTTAGTAAGTATGCTGTTCTGGTATAAGATACGGAAATAACGCTCCATAATAGGCACTTTAGCCAGCATGGCTTCATAGTTGTCTAAGGTAATGGCCAGTATCTCAGTAGGTTCTATTGCTTCTATATTTAACAGGGCGGGGGTGCCACGCAGGAAACTATAAAAGTCAGAGATCCACCATCCTTCCCAGCCAAACATATTGATGTGGTCTTCCCCTTTTTCATCTACGTTGTAGGTTTTGATTAATCCTTTTACAATAAAGCTTAGCTGTTTGCACACTTCGCCTTCCTGTAGCAAAAACTGTTTCCGTCTAAATTTCTTTACAGTGAAAAAGGATGGTACAGCTTCTTTATCCTGTTCTGTTAAAGTGGTTTTAGTTTCAATATGAGTAAAAAGAAAGTCGAACATATGTTGTTACGCTGGCATGCACGAATGCTGTTAAACGATGGTTCTTTGGTGCAATTTAATAAAAATTACTTCCGGGTTCATTGGTAAAGCATGCTGGTAACTGCGTATAGTAAAATGCCTGCAAACAGGATAAGTGTTTGCAGGCATTAGAGGGTGCATTGTTTTACAAGTATGATTTATCTGCTCTACAATGCTGTAAGCCCCGATATTTATGGTATCAGCCTTTCGCTGCGCATTTGTTCAAACAGTTCAAAGAAGGTATCCCGCGTGCTTTTATAGCCGGTAAAGCCCAGCTTCCTGCTTTTACTCATATCTGTCATTACTTCCAGCGGACGCCCTAAATCCAGATCGGTGTGCCATGCAGAAGTCAGCCGGTTGATATCTGTTTCCTGTAATCCATTCGCTGTTGCTATGTTTTGCCATAGGTCTTTATAGTCTTTCATCGTTTCCTCCAGTGGGTGAATGGTTCCCTGATAGCCTGCTGCTTCTATGCCAAACCATTGCGCTATCTGGTACCATAACCAGTTCCACCGGAATACATCGCCATTGGCAATGTTAAAGGCTTCATTCTGTGCGGCTGGGGTGGTGGCTGCCCATAGTAACTGTTCTGCTAATATCCGGGCGTCTGTTACGTCCGAAATACCATTCCATTGCGCTTCCGAACCGGGCCATACAAAAGGCAGGTTTTGCTGTTTGCAAATGCTGGCATATACAGCCAGGGTGCTACCCATATTCATGGCATTGCCTATGGCTTTCCCTATTACGGTATGCGGGCGGTGAATGCTCCACGTAAAGCCATCGCGTTTGGCGGCGGCGTATACTTCATCTTCCTGCGCGTAATAAAAGTTATCCAGCGGCAGGCGGGGATGCTCTTCCCGCACGGGCGTTTGTGGCAGGGTGCCTGCTTGGGCATATGCTTCAAAGGGGCCGAGATAATGTTTTAAACCGGTTACCAGAGCCACATGCTTTACGGATTTGTTAGGAGATAATACATCCAGCAGGTTGCGCACCAGCGCACTGTTTATACGAATGTTCTCTGCTTCGGTATCGTTACGCATCCAGGTGGTAAAGAACACATGGGTGGGATGTATGTTGTCCAATCCTTTTTGCAGGGATGCTACATCCAGCAGGTTGGCGGCTACGGGTATTACGCCGTTACTGTTAAGGCCGGCATTTCTGGACAAGCCATAGGTTTGCCAGCCATTGCTTACCAGCAGATCGGCAAGATTGCTTCCTGTAATGCCACTGGCGCCTACTACCAGGGCTATGTTGTTGTTGCTCATGACGGTGTATGTTTTAATGAAACACTGAAAAACGGGTTCAAAATTATCTCCGCTTTTACTGGCCGGGGTTGATCTGTGGCAATAAATAGGCTTGATCTGGATCAAGCGTAATGGCTGTTTACCAGGGAAACACTTATTGGTATAGTGACTCGTTTTAAAGTAGTTGGATAGCTTAATGTGACAGTAAAAAGCCGGAAAAATATTCCGGCTTTTTACTGTAAGCAGCTTGCGAAGAAAGCATGCTGTTAAAACTTATAATTAATACCTGCCTGTCCCACAATGCCGCCTTTTTCGTACGATACTGTAGGAATGCGGTCATTCATTTTAGAGAATTGATTCAAGCCTAATTGCTGGTCGTTGGTAAATGTTTGCAGCTTTTGACTAACGGCCATGCCTGCAATCAGGTAGATGTTCCAGCGCCTGTTAAAGGTGTGGTCATACATAAGACCGGTGGTAACCCCCTGCAACTGTAAGTACTTGCCAGTGCCGGTATAGTCATGCACGCGAAAGTTGCCTGTTTGAAAGCCTTGTGTAAAGGCTAGTGTCTGGTGTTCGTTGAACTTATATTTAAGAGAGGTGCGGAAAGGGATAAAGGCTTCTAAGCGCCAGTGTTTGCTAATAGTCCAGTCAATATCCGGTAAGGGAAGTAGGTTGGTGCCTGCATAGCTTTTGGAATAAATGAGGGTTACACCTATCCGGAAGTTTTTCGACTGGCGAAAACCAAAGCGCATGCCGGCTGTGTAGTAAATGTCTTCTGCATTCAGGTCGCCACGAAAATCAGAGCCTACCCCTGCATTGGCCAGCACGGTGAGGTTGGTGTTTCGGTTGAACACATAGGTCATGAACACAGGAATAGTAAACGAATGGAAATTATCAATGCCAATCTGCTTTTCGCCATTGAGGTATAAACCCTGGTAGCGCAACCCTGTTTTAATAAACAGGGGGTGTTTGGTTTTCATGGCGCGATAAATAGGGGTGCTTACATCCACAACGGCCTGGTTCATGGTAAAGGTGTTGTTATCTGTTCCGGGTGCCGAAACCAGGTAAGATACATTCACGCCGCCCAATAGGGGCGCGGCAGTGGTAAGGGGCTGGCTCAGGCGTTTGCTGAGCGAGTCGCTGGTGGTGGTTTGAGAATAACTACGAACCGAGATTACGGTAAGAATAAACAGAAATGTCTGTTTCATATCAGGTGGTTTGTGTGGTGAGGGACTGCTGTGTTTTTTTCTTACGGTGAATGAGCCTGTCAATGATGAGGTACATGGCCGGCACTACAAACAGGGTAAGGATCATAGAGCTGGTAAGGCCCCCAATGATCACCCATGCCATCCCGTTTTTAATTTCCGATCCTGCACCATTGGCCAGTGCTATGGGAAGCATACCTAATATCATAGCCAGCGTTGTCATCAGGATGGGGCGCATACGCTCTTTGCCGGCTTCTACCAGGGCTTCGTGAACAGGCTTCCCTTCTGCTTTTAACTGGTTGGTAAAGTCTACAATCAGGATTGCATTTTTAGATACCAGACCCAGCAGCATAATGATGCCGATGATGGAAAAGATGTTCAGCGTTTCCATAGTCAGGGCCAGTGCCAGCAGGGAGCCGATCAATGCCACAGGGATGGAAAACAACACCACAAAGGGATAGACCGCATTTTCATACAAAGCCACCATAATCAGGTAAACCAGCAGAATGGCGGTAAGCAGCGCCATGCCCAGGCTGCCAAAGGCGTCTTGCTGGTTTTTGGTATCGCCCAGGAATTCGTAGTGTATACCCTCGGGTATGGTTACGGTGGCCAGTTGTTTTTTAATATCATCTGCCACGCTGCCGGTAGGGCGACCTACCACGTTACTGTTAACGGTGATATTGCTTAACCGGTTTCTGCGTTGCAGCACGGTTTCGCCAGTACTGAGGTATACATCCGCAAACTGATCTAAGGTTACATTGCCACCTTGCGGGGGACTGAAAGATAAGCGGCGTATATCTTCCAGTGTGGCGCGGTTGCTGGCTTCAAAGCGTATCATCAGCGGGTATTCATTGCCTTGCTCGCGAAACTTACCATTGTCGTCACCATTGAAAG encodes the following:
- a CDS encoding RNA recognition motif domain-containing protein is translated as MKIYVSNLDFSVQNEDLHEAFSAYGNVTSANIINDRETGRSRGFGFVEMENKAEAEAAISNLNETSLNGRNIRAAEAQDKPKSSNGGGGFRGGNGGGGGYSRNNKW
- a CDS encoding Crp/Fnr family transcriptional regulator: MFDFLFTHIETKTTLTEQDKEAVPSFFTVKKFRRKQFLLQEGEVCKQLSFIVKGLIKTYNVDEKGEDHINMFGWEGWWISDFYSFLRGTPALLNIEAIEPTEILAITLDNYEAMLAKVPIMERYFRILYQNSILTKERRLMSTITHTAEEKYLQLQQQHPEMLQRIPQNLIASYLGLAPETISRIKRNIADKK
- a CDS encoding SDR family oxidoreductase → MSNNNIALVVGASGITGSNLADLLVSNGWQTYGLSRNAGLNSNGVIPVAANLLDVASLQKGLDNIHPTHVFFTTWMRNDTEAENIRINSALVRNLLDVLSPNKSVKHVALVTGLKHYLGPFEAYAQAGTLPQTPVREEHPRLPLDNFYYAQEDEVYAAAKRDGFTWSIHRPHTVIGKAIGNAMNMGSTLAVYASICKQQNLPFVWPGSEAQWNGISDVTDARILAEQLLWAATTPAAQNEAFNIANGDVFRWNWLWYQIAQWFGIEAAGYQGTIHPLEETMKDYKDLWQNIATANGLQETDINRLTSAWHTDLDLGRPLEVMTDMSKSRKLGFTGYKSTRDTFFELFEQMRSERLIP
- a CDS encoding DUF6268 family outer membrane beta-barrel protein, coding for MKQTFLFILTVISVRSYSQTTTSDSLSKRLSQPLTTAAPLLGGVNVSYLVSAPGTDNNTFTMNQAVVDVSTPIYRAMKTKHPLFIKTGLRYQGLYLNGEKQIGIDNFHSFTIPVFMTYVFNRNTNLTVLANAGVGSDFRGDLNAEDIYYTAGMRFGFRQSKNFRIGVTLIYSKSYAGTNLLPLPDIDWTISKHWRLEAFIPFRTSLKYKFNEHQTLAFTQGFQTGNFRVHDYTGTGKYLQLQGVTTGLMYDHTFNRRWNIYLIAGMAVSQKLQTFTNDQQLGLNQFSKMNDRIPTVSYEKGGIVGQAGINYKF